CCAGCACGCCAGGGAAAACCGCGAACGCCAAGTCCCATGTAGGACCAGCCAGCCAGTTCGGGAACGGACGGAGCCAACCGCCCAGCCACAGCGTCGCGGCTATGGACGAGACGGCGAACATGCCCGCGTACTCGGCGAGCATGAACAGTGACCAGCGCAATCCGCTGTATTCGGTGTGGAAGCCGGCGACGAGTTCCGACTCGGCTTCGGGCAGATCAAACGGCGCGCGGTTGGTTTCGGCGATCATCGCGATGGCGAAGATTCCGAATGCGATGAAGCCGAGCGGGAAGAACTTGAAGATGAACCAGGTGCCCTGCAGCTTCTGGGCTTCGACAATCTTGACCATGCTCAACGTGCCGGCGCCGTTCCAGCCCGCGGTGAAGCTGGTCATCATGATTGCGGACACGATCGCCAATCCCATAGCCACTTCGTACGAGACCATCTGCGCCCTCGACCGCAGCGATCCCATCAGCGGATAGTGCGAGTTCGACGCCCATCCCGCCATGATGATCCCGAGCACGCCCAGCGACGACACCCCCAGCATGAACAGCAGCCCGATGTTCATGTCGGTCACGGCATGCGTCGGCCCGAACGGCACCACAATAAAGACGGTGAACGCCGCAATCACCACCGCCACCGGCGCCAGCCAGAAAACCACGCGGTCGGCCTCGTCGGGCACGATGTCTTCTTTAATAAGCAGCTTGAGGGCGTCGGCAATCGGCTGCAGCAGCCCATGCGGCCCCACGCGCATCGGCCCCAGCCGCACCTGCATGTGCGCCAGGATCTTGCGCTCCAGCCAGTTCATGGCGATCACCGCAACCGAAATCCCGGTGAAGATCAGGAGGATGTAGATCAGCGCCCACACCGCTCCCCACATCGGATCGCCATACTGACCCGGCGTGCCGCTCGATTTCAGGTAGTCCAGGAAGCTTTGCATTTCAGAAGCTGGCAGTTAGCGCTTAGCAATTCGCATTTGGCCCCTGCGCTTCACGGCTAAATGCCAGGTGCGAACTGCTAAGTGCCGCCCTACCGATCCACTTCCCCCAGCACGATATCAATCGTCCCAATCACCGCCACCACGTCGGCCACCAGCGCCCCGCGCACCATTTTGTCGAGCGCCTGAAGATTCACGAACGACGGCGGCCTCACGCGCACCCGATACGGCTGCGTGGACCCGTCGCTCACGATGAAGTATCCCAGCTCGCCCTTGGGCGCCTCGATCGAGTGATAAATCTCGCCCACGGCCGGCTTGATGACCTTGGGAATCTTGGCCATGATCGGCCCTTCCGGCAGCCCGTCCACCGCCTGCTGGATGATGCGCAGCGACTGCCGCATCTCGGCGATGCGCACCAGGTACCGGTCGTAGGTGTCGCCGTTGGACCCAATCGGAATCTCGAAGTCGAAGTCCTTGTACGCCGCGTAGGGCTGCGCCTTGCGCAGGTCCCACTTCACGCCGGAAGCGCGCAGCACCGGCCCGGTCACGCCCAGGTCAATCGCGTCTTTCGCGCTGATGAATCCCACGCCCTTGGTCCGCTCCACCCAGATGCGGTTCGTCGTCAGCAGCGTCTCGTACTCGTCAATCTTGGGCGCCACGAACTTGCTGAACTTGCGGACGTCTTCCTCGAACCCGTCGTAGGTCTCGTACAGGCAGCCGCCGATGCGAAACGCATGCGTCGTGAGCCGCGCCCCGCAGTACTTCTCGAAGATCTTCAGGATCTCTTCGCGGTCGCGGAAGGTGTAGAACAGCGGCGTGATGGCGCCGATATCGAGCGCGTGCGTGCCCAGCCACAGCATGTGGCTCGCCAGCCGGTTCAGCTCCGCCAGGATCACCCGGATGTACTGCGCCCGCGGCGGCGCCTCCACGTTGAGGATTTTTTCCACCGCTTCGCAGTAGCCGAGTCCGTTCGAGACCGCCGCCACGTAGTCCATGCGGTCCACGTACGGATTGAACATCGTGTAGGTGCGGTGCTCGGCAATCTTCTCCACGCCGCGGTGCAGATATCCGATCACGCACTCGGTGCCCAGCACCTTTTCGCCGTCCAGCTTCAGGATGACGCGCAGCACGCCGTGCGTCGAAGGATGCTGCGGGCCCATGTTGAGCACCAGCTCGTTGGCGTCGAGGAACGTCTCATCGCGCCGCGCGCGTTCCTGTTGCGTCAGCCGGAGCTGCGCCTCGGGCGTGTCGAGATCCAGATGCGCCGTGCCCGGATTGTGCTCGTCTTTCATTGGCTCGCGCGCCGCCGTCCGCCGGCGGCAAAACTCACTGCCCCGATTCAATCCCCAGGTTGATCCTCACCCACTCATTGTCCTGCTGGATGATCCCGTAGTCCTTGCGCAGCGGATGTCCCTTCCAGTCGTCAGGCAGCAGGATGCGGCGCATGTCCGGATGCCCGTCGAACTGCACGCCGAACATGTCGAATGCCTCGCGCTCCAGCCAGTTCGCCGTTCCCCACAGCGCCACTACGCTGGGCGCGGCTTCGCCTTCGGCCACGCCGGTCTTCACCCGAATGCGCTCGTTGCGCGCAAAGCTGTACACGATCCACACCACCTCGAACTGCTTGGCGCGCTCCGGATAGTGCACGCAGGTCACGTCCACCAGGTAGTCGAACTCTTCATCGTCACGCATCAGCGCCAGCACGTCGTAAGCGACCGAACGATCGACGATCAAATAATTCTGGCCGAGATATGTGCTCGCCTCGCTGATGCCCGATCCAAAGCGCTGGCGCAGGCGCGCCACCATCTCCGACTCCCACGGCTGCGCCGCGGGTCCAGATGGTTTAGCGGGGGCGGCGTGGCCGCCTTCAGAAGGCTTTGCGGGTTGGGACTTGGCTTCGTCGGCCATTCGCGTCCTGCACACAACCGCGGGCGCGCCCACTCTGCCCGAAGCGCGCACCGGCCCAAAGGCTCTGTCAACAGCTACTTACGTGCC
The genomic region above belongs to Terriglobales bacterium and contains:
- a CDS encoding NADH-quinone oxidoreductase subunit C, yielding MADEAKSQPAKPSEGGHAAPAKPSGPAAQPWESEMVARLRQRFGSGISEASTYLGQNYLIVDRSVAYDVLALMRDDEEFDYLVDVTCVHYPERAKQFEVVWIVYSFARNERIRVKTGVAEGEAAPSVVALWGTANWLEREAFDMFGVQFDGHPDMRRILLPDDWKGHPLRKDYGIIQQDNEWVRINLGIESGQ
- a CDS encoding complex I subunit 1 family protein; this encodes MQSFLDYLKSSGTPGQYGDPMWGAVWALIYILLIFTGISVAVIAMNWLERKILAHMQVRLGPMRVGPHGLLQPIADALKLLIKEDIVPDEADRVVFWLAPVAVVIAAFTVFIVVPFGPTHAVTDMNIGLLFMLGVSSLGVLGIIMAGWASNSHYPLMGSLRSRAQMVSYEVAMGLAIVSAIMMTSFTAGWNGAGTLSMVKIVEAQKLQGTWFIFKFFPLGFIAFGIFAIAMIAETNRAPFDLPEAESELVAGFHTEYSGLRWSLFMLAEYAGMFAVSSIAATLWLGGWLRPFPNWLAGPTWDLAFAVFPGVL
- a CDS encoding NADH-quinone oxidoreductase subunit D; amino-acid sequence: MKDEHNPGTAHLDLDTPEAQLRLTQQERARRDETFLDANELVLNMGPQHPSTHGVLRVILKLDGEKVLGTECVIGYLHRGVEKIAEHRTYTMFNPYVDRMDYVAAVSNGLGYCEAVEKILNVEAPPRAQYIRVILAELNRLASHMLWLGTHALDIGAITPLFYTFRDREEILKIFEKYCGARLTTHAFRIGGCLYETYDGFEEDVRKFSKFVAPKIDEYETLLTTNRIWVERTKGVGFISAKDAIDLGVTGPVLRASGVKWDLRKAQPYAAYKDFDFEIPIGSNGDTYDRYLVRIAEMRQSLRIIQQAVDGLPEGPIMAKIPKVIKPAVGEIYHSIEAPKGELGYFIVSDGSTQPYRVRVRPPSFVNLQALDKMVRGALVADVVAVIGTIDIVLGEVDR